From one Sorangium aterium genomic stretch:
- the recA gene encoding recombinase RecA, whose translation MMTEIAEKLRTVKTVVGTIEKQFGKGAIMSLNGENETRDIGLIRTGSLSLDAALGIGGYPRGRIVEIYGPESSGKTTLTLHAMREAQRAGGVAAFIDAEHAFDVTYARSVGVDIDRLLVSQPDNGEQALEIVEMLARSSAVDVIVVDSVAALTPKAEIEGDMGDSHMGLQARLMSQALRKLTGICHRTDTTLIFINQLRQKIGVVFGNPEVTTGGNALKFYASVRLDVRRVGPVKVSDEAIGSRTRVKVVKNKMAPPFREAEFDIRWGAGIDGAADLIDFACQLGVVEKSGAHLSFAGEHIGQGRERAREALLGKPTLATSLRAAVDAAALARPGVAAAMDA comes from the coding sequence ATGATGACCGAGATCGCTGAGAAGCTTCGCACCGTGAAGACCGTCGTTGGCACCATCGAGAAGCAGTTCGGGAAGGGGGCAATCATGTCATTGAACGGCGAGAACGAGACCCGGGACATCGGCCTGATCCGGACCGGATCGCTGTCGCTCGACGCGGCGCTGGGGATCGGGGGCTACCCGCGCGGGCGCATCGTGGAGATCTACGGCCCGGAGTCGTCGGGGAAGACCACGCTCACGCTGCACGCGATGCGGGAGGCGCAGCGCGCGGGCGGCGTCGCCGCGTTCATCGACGCCGAGCACGCGTTCGACGTCACGTACGCGCGCTCGGTCGGCGTCGACATCGACAGGCTGCTGGTCTCGCAGCCGGACAACGGCGAGCAGGCGCTCGAGATCGTCGAGATGCTCGCGCGCTCGAGCGCCGTCGACGTGATCGTCGTCGACTCGGTGGCTGCGCTCACGCCCAAGGCCGAGATCGAGGGGGACATGGGCGACTCGCACATGGGCCTCCAGGCGCGGCTGATGAGCCAGGCGCTGCGGAAGCTCACGGGCATATGCCACCGCACCGACACGACGCTCATCTTCATCAACCAGCTCCGGCAGAAGATCGGCGTCGTGTTCGGCAATCCCGAGGTGACGACCGGCGGCAACGCGCTCAAGTTCTACGCGAGCGTGCGGCTCGACGTGCGCCGGGTGGGGCCGGTGAAGGTGAGCGACGAGGCCATTGGCAGCAGGACGCGCGTCAAGGTGGTCAAGAACAAGATGGCTCCTCCGTTCCGAGAAGCTGAGTTCGACATCCGGTGGGGAGCGGGCATCGACGGCGCGGCGGATCTCATCGACTTCGCCTGCCAGCTCGGGGTCGTCGAGAAGAGCGGCGCGCACCTGTCGTTCGCGGGCGAGCACATCGGGCAGGGGAGGGAGCGCGCCCGCGAGGCGCTGCTCGGCAAGCCGACGCTCGCCACGTCGCTCCGCGCCGCCGTCGATGCGGCGGCGCTGGCGCGCCCCGGCGTCGCCGCGGCGATGGATGCATGA
- a CDS encoding single-stranded DNA-binding protein, producing MTDGLNKVILMGNLGSDPELRYTGNGTPVLQLRMATNESFVDKNKEPKERTEWHNIVFWGQRAEALAKVLSKGDGVLIEGGLRTSSYEKDGIRRYRTEVIARDLRFTGRRGVAQALPGPDDDGEATQPGAEVPTTARLGKNGVRGRPPEVPALDELPY from the coding sequence ATGACTGATGGACTGAACAAGGTGATTCTCATGGGCAACCTCGGCTCGGATCCGGAGCTGCGCTACACCGGCAATGGCACGCCGGTGCTCCAGCTGCGTATGGCGACGAACGAGTCGTTCGTCGACAAGAACAAGGAGCCGAAGGAGCGTACGGAGTGGCACAACATCGTGTTCTGGGGGCAGCGCGCCGAGGCGCTCGCGAAGGTCCTGTCCAAGGGAGACGGTGTGCTCATCGAGGGCGGGCTGCGCACGTCGAGCTACGAGAAGGACGGCATCCGGCGCTACCGCACCGAGGTGATCGCGCGGGATCTCCGCTTCACGGGGCGGCGGGGCGTGGCGCAGGCGCTGCCGGGTCCGGACGACGACGGCGAGGCGACGCAGCCCGGGGCCGAGGTGCCGACCACCGCGCGGCTCGGGAAGAACGGCGTGCGGGGGCGGCCGCCGGAGGTCCCAGCGCTGGATGAACTGCCGTACTGA
- a CDS encoding ferritin-like domain-containing protein: MARDVFEVFNDLIQLDRDAIAAYDRAIEACEHAHTKERLASFRDDHARHVVDLTAHVTSLGGVAAKTRDLKGKLIEGFTAITSQGDQSALLAMRGNEELTNRQYQAALDESLTTEARAIIERNYADEQRHLAWIKDALSRKVWEQAA, encoded by the coding sequence ATGGCGAGAGACGTCTTCGAGGTGTTCAACGACCTCATCCAGCTCGATCGCGACGCGATCGCCGCTTATGACCGCGCCATCGAGGCGTGCGAGCACGCTCATACCAAGGAGAGGCTCGCGAGCTTCAGGGACGATCACGCGCGCCACGTGGTGGATCTGACCGCGCATGTGACGTCGCTCGGCGGCGTCGCGGCCAAGACCCGCGACCTCAAGGGCAAGCTCATCGAGGGGTTCACGGCGATCACGAGCCAGGGAGACCAGAGCGCGCTCCTCGCCATGCGCGGCAACGAGGAGCTCACAAACCGGCAGTACCAGGCCGCGCTGGACGAGTCGCTCACGACCGAGGCGCGCGCGATCATCGAGCGCAACTACGCCGATGAGCAGCGGCACCTCGCGTGGATCAAGGACGCGCTGTCAAGGAAGGTCTGGGAACAAGCCGCCTAG